DNA sequence from the Malus domestica chromosome 06, GDT2T_hap1 genome:
ctcgagagccagacccccatcatgattgctttcttaaaaatcgaagatgcatcgttctccgaatcaatcgaagagacgctcgctttctcaaaagctgggctgctcagagaccacgagggccgatctcagaaatcgaagaggcacctacttttctagccttgtcagcacctgtcacacgcacactcagctttgcggaaattatgggcattctgtcgaagacttctcgagagcacagaccactttttcaaagtgctctgacagagttaaaacatgtgaagctggcagctcccactaccgtgctatgaccaagcagggtaaaggaatagcattactacttgttgttagggagactcctatatatgtcgacctccatccccaacggacaggcagacctgcaaaaatgttcaacccttcctcatatttgagagggcactcccaacgaagcctttcgaaatattcagctttctttccccccgataatacctttgcaaacaagctatactagagcaagaatatctcatatcatcagggttaaaagcaagagtatcccatatcatgctttttccctgtcttttcctttggccttgttgttacctgcaagacaaggagaaagagagcaatcagtcagcacttggaatcaagcttccagccaggaactgactgcctggaaccccttacctgattacttacctggcattgctctcgagtactcatcttcaacatcttatgtttccagggaagataccgcatctgcttgaggaacagatagggcaagtgcgaaggatacaaggaagcatgtggagacaagcgtaacagcacacgtgccgatacatccattactctgtcaaaagcaaaagtatcccatatcagcagggtcgaacgtactctagatttgatggacttgttttgaccctcaaattcttcagtcggctctggaggaaaccagaaaaccctccagctcagttcaagaataagcctgtggaaagttacttcttcaaaagcaaaagtatcccatatcatctcttctcatctttcttctctttatccttcatgctgctgcaagatggggagaaggtgaacaatcagccggagctctgattgcttaccttgtctgtcctctttcagcagatcccctagctcggcgacttgggagactcctactacatggtttgtatcgcgaattgatacattaccttgtgcatctccaccagttaaagataccacccctggatggaggaagagtacttccagagaagatgccacatctacctatgagacagataaggcaagtcaagacgataccacactccgatacttagaagtttcgtgattacgagatcattctctcacaatatttcctaatgtcatttgtactaaatcattcacttgtactcactaaaggagagcttgaacctatgtacttgtgtaaacccttcacaattaatgagaactcttctattccgtggacgtagccaatctgggtgaaccacgtacatcttgtgtttgctttcctatctctattcatttatatacttatccacactaatgaccggagcaatctagcgaagatcacaaaaagcgaccgtttttgctgcctaggatctatcttgcaagagaacggagaattagatggagatctcaaccatagaatacgacctggacggatgaagtgtaagagtgcatccggcgtgttatgtgaccgtcgtaggccactgaagctcaagggaaaattttataggacgacaataaggccaacgatgttgtatggcacagaatgttggacggtgaagcatcaacacgtacacaaaatgggtgtagcggagatgaggatgcttcgtgggatgtgtgggcacacgagaaaggataagattgggcatgaggatatccgaggtaaagtaggagtagccgaaattgaaggaaagatgagagaaaatcggttccggtgatttggacatgggcaaagaaggccgactgacgctccggttcgaagatgtgactacgggacagaggttcagggccgaaggggtagaggaagacctaggaaaactttagaagagactctaagaaaagacttagagtacttggatcgaacggaggacatgacacaaaaccgagcgcaatggcgttctaggattcatatagccgaccccacttagtgggaaaaggctttgttgttgttgttgttgttctatTGCTTGCACTGAAGGAATTTCTCATTTTCACAATGCACAAGTAGCTTTTCGGTTCTAAATTGTTAATTTCTTTAAGAAGCTCCCAACTGCTGCATACAGCTTTCAGTGATTAATGACCTTTTATCCCTACTTAATTATACGTATGATATTTAGGTGCATCTTCATGTTATACTGTTAGCAAGATGCTTCACGAATCAGCACTTTTCTAGTGATTGTGCAAGATGGAAATATTACATTTCTGATTGCCTTTCTGCCACGCCCTGCTTCACAGATACACGTGTAGAACTCTTGGTACTTTGAAATTAAAGAAAGATCCTAAATTCCCTGATTTCTAGCGTGTGGGTAGTTGAGTAGTGATTTCAGTTATACTGACAGATTTGAACTTGGTATCTAGGTCATATGATAGTCAGATAGTAAATTCACTGCAATAATTTGCACCAATTCTGCATCTAGAAAATTGCTTTTAATTGGATCAGATTGGAAGGATTTCAGACATATTACATGGAATACAGTTAAACTATCCCTATGTCTAAAAACAAAGAGTTAACTATCCCTTAAATAAAATCATTCTTAGCACCATGATATTCTGTTTTTGGTTTTAGATTAGATAATTAAACAATTGCTGATTTTCTTGATATGAAATGCCTATCCAAATGGTGAAAAGTGATCGGAGCAGAGAAAGAGGAAACCCACTGTCCATGAAATATTACATCATGTACTTGAGAAATGTACTTCATAACAGTGCATATCTTGATATATAACTTAAACGAATTGTGAAATTTTCTATTTGATGTCAAAACATCTTCTCATACTTGTGGGGGctctagttaaaaaaaaaaaaatgtttttttaggTAATCTGATCAATTTCTTTCTAACAGATACATATCTATGGTACAGCCCTTGGGGGCTTCTTGGCTCAACTTTTTGCTCAGCATCGTCCAACAAGAGTTCGGTCATTGATACTATCAAACACATTTTTAGACACGCGTAACTTCTCTGCAGCAATGCCATGGGCTCCCGTGTATGTTTGTCATATTTGTACTTTACACATTGATAAAGCTACAGGCATGCTGTTAAGTTGTGCCAAATCAAAAATTAGGTATTAGATGGCAAATATTTAATGAGTGGTTTTGATAGAGGTTGATAGTTAAGCTATTTATTTCAACATCTGTGTTCCGGTGTTTTATAAATGTTCAGACGTTGCATTGACCTagcaaagggttgtaacggtCTTTGGTACTGCTTGATGTTTCTTGGTTTTTTAAGTTCTGTTCTTCCTTTCAAATAACCTAAATTATGTATTACCAGGATAAGTATCTAGCCTTTTAACTTCTCCCTGCTTCCATGGAATATTGAGCATTTGACCTAACTCTGATTGAAGGGATCAAGTTGATTTAAATTATCTACTTACCATCTCAAGTGGCTAATCTCATCTGGGTTCTAAAGTGACATCATTATTAATGAAATGTCACTTGTGAAGAAAACACTTCATACGATCCTTATAAGggattacgttctttggaactATTTATCCACCCTTCCTCATggttatttttgtttgatttttaaataaaacaagaaacgAAAGGTTCTACCGTCCATcaatttttaatcaaaatgtttTAAATTATTGATTGGATATGATATACTGTTCCTTGGGAATTTAAATTCTCTTTATATTGTTACAAGGTGCATGCGGCATTTGTATAGTTTTTTGGTTCATAGAGTAATTTGCTtccaattttgttttcttttgacaGATTGAGTCACCTGATTATGCTATTGTCTTATGCAGCATTAGTTGGACCCCTTCTTTTTTGTTGAAAAGATATGTCTTGACCGGAATACTCGATGGCCCCCATGAGCCATTTATTGCAGATTCAGTCGACTTTGTTGTTTCTCAGGTAGAGTCTGTGAACGCCTTTACAATCTACCCGTTATGGCTGTCCTTGTTACTTGTACAAGTTGAATGGTTGTGCAAGCTGTTGTAGTTTCTGACTTGGAACTGTGATAAATCAGGTTGAGATGCTCTCAAGAGAGGACCTTGCCCCCAGGTTAACTTTAACAGCTGATGCTGCTTTAGTTGGACTGCTGTTGCTTACAGATTCATTCATTACTATAATGGATGTATGTATTCCGGATCTGGTTTGGTTTGTGTTGGTACATACAAATACATTTTCAAATAATCCCTCTAGAAACAAGTGTTTGGTTACATAATAAATTTGTCACACTGCATTCATTGCGATAAATGTCTTTCTAGATTCGGAGTTACTTCACTTCTTCATCCTAAATTGTTTTGAAGAGACCAGCTGTGTTGTGGATATGATTCTTTCAACCACTGTTTAAATGTGAATGTCTACAGCTTTATGCTTTAGCATGTTTGTTCATACATCTGAACCTTCTTGCAATACCATAGATAGGGATGCTTAAACATTTAAGCTGACCAGTCAAAAATTTCTTCCTGAAACATTTACATGAAGACAAATGACTACAGCGAGATTCCTCAACAACTCAAAGATGAAGTTAGCGAAAGGTATCTTAACGCAAGGCGAGCACAGTTGAAGACTGGGGGAGATTTTCCATTCCTGTCACGACCAGATGAAGTTAACTTTCATCTTCAGGTAAATGGTCCTCTCTAATTTGCTTCTACAAGTCTTTATGACCTTATAATCCAAATGGTGTTTGCAATATGGTCAGCTTCATCTAAGACGGGTTGGTGTGGAACCTCGACCTGACTTAGTTCCAGGTATTTCAatgggaggtggtggtggtagttCTAGCGaagagagtgagaaaaaagaccCAGAAGATCCACCCGATGATGATAAGGGAAGCCTGGATAATCCATTTGCAGAAACTCAGCTACCACCTGCTCCAGAGAGTTCAGAATCTCATAGCTCAGAAGACCAGCTCATCAGCAATGCAAAATTCTGCCACTTCGGTAATGGAGACACgaccttgaagaatcaacacaCTATAACCACTGAATTTGTTATCCGACTTGGTCGTGGGATGTTTGCTGTTCATTTGCTTTCATTTTATATGGCATCGTTGTACATTAGTTTGAACTGTAATCTGAAGCTCAGACCTGTTGTGTAAAGTGGAACATCTTGACATTGTTGTTGTTTGCTTGGATTCTGATTCTAAGTTCACATGTGCTTATCTCCAAGACCTttaataggagcatatttatgcaacttagttaacttgttttcttgcattttcaaagtttgtttgtgtttctagaaggccttatctgtTCCAACATTGGTGTTGCATGTTTTTAGGCCTTGTTCCTatagaaatcagccacataacattgtttctagaattccctacaaaagtggcgccccaaacccttctagaaaccctaaaatctgCACAAATCCTAGTTCTTTTCCCCCTTGGATTGAGACCCAAACCTTTGCCGAAAATCCTAAGCCTTTTCCCATCAGAATTTGTCAAAACCCTAGGCTATAAATATGTGTTTTCAGCCACAATTTCGTGCACCACCCCCCTACCATTCAAAAACACAACCTGCCgtaccatattcatcattctaCAACTCTTTGCTGCacttttggagaagaaggacCCTTGCCGTGCATTCCATTGATGAACGAGGACCTTATGCACAAGCCACCTGCATCCTTGGGAGTTCTAagacatgaatgtgatttacttatctatttgattgataacttattcttgtgtgttgattaaggatacatacttagtttgcatacatgaatctgatgctaaattataagggactttcacctaatcgttaagaacttataattacaagtagtggagatcGTTAGTTACAATCGTGTTAAggaaattcttggcaagagtatcatgcagttcatagttataattgccttgtcaatgcttatgatttccatggaacataatgatctttgaatatatctctatcatgctgttcatatagggaacttgagaaaaataatttggttgcgatgcgttgtccattcaattcaacgagtttagggaaatctaagagttaatttgtgcattcacgattaatttggggcattgtcgttcatggtttaaagaaacaatactggaaatcgatttatgttgcatatgtttatgtgcggagaaggatcctctaactagcctatttcaccattcaattcacTTAATTTCATACCAAGTTTtctttagtttacaatctgtttaatttaattaatttcgtccaaatcaattccCCTTTCAATTAcgtgtcttagattagttaaaaaggtgtttcaatttgtccaatttagtgttttgagtctctttagtgttaaattcgtccaaatagtccttagaacctgttttgagttttttttaagttagttttgagtcctaagagtctagtttagtgtttttaagtttagttaagtgtttttaagtctaattTAGtctttttgagtcttatttgtgttgattagcatccctagttaatccccggtctacaACGATCCatacttgcttaatactacaattgtcatcaataggatttaatttgtgtgtcaagttaattttcacatcaaattttggcgccgctgccagggattagcaaaattgctaatctccCTTTGTTTCTATTCGTGTCtattacttttgatatttgatttagttttctttctttgattttaggtactagagaagcaaGATATGGCAATTGCTAACATTCAAGCTCAAATagcgaatcttacttctcagtTGTCACAGTATTACCACAAGGCAAAGTGTCCCTATATTTGGTGCGTCTTATAGCCAAGAATATCAAGCAAATAAACGTCCACAAAGAGGTTGGGAGTAGTGGTGGGCAAACAGGTACAGGAACCGCGGGTCGGGGCGGGTAATCAAGGTTCGGGGCGGGTACGGGCcggttcttaatttttaaaaagagaaaCGAGGCAGGGCGGGGCGGGGCTTTAGAATTTTAGGGGCTGGCCGAGTCTagaattataaaaaaaagggtacccGGGGACCCGTTTGTGTAACATCCCAATTTTGAAAAGATTACTGTCTCCCAGGCATCCCGTGACAGTTCTCAATCTCGATAACATTGCCACCTtgtctcactcactctctcttatCTCGATACTCCCATCTCCGCAACTTTTCATTCCTTTCCCATCCCTGCAACTCTCCATGCCTCTCTATGTTTATTCTCCCCTcatctctgcaactctcctTCCTGGAGCAGACACTCCACACCCACACCCACATCCCACCACAACCTCCACCATACCACACCGCGACCTCCACCACACccatctctgcaactctcctTCCCAAAGCAGACACACCATACCCATACCCACACCCCACCGCGACCTCCACCACAGTGGCTCACACCTTCTCGAAGGCTCTCGTCACTTTCCTTTCCTCAGTCTCCTCCCTCTCTTGCTCCCCAGTCTCTCTCTCCCGACGCCTCTGTCTTTGATTTCACATTGGATCTGTTGATTCTCAACCTCCTCCCTCTCgatctctctccccccccccagTCTCTCTCTGTCCCGATGCATGTGTCTCTGATTTCTCACACCTTGGATCTGTCGATTCTCAACTTCCTCCCTCTCGATCTCTTTCTCCCCCGGCCTTCtgatttttttgattttttgtttgtttgtttgattgtttggtTTGAGAATCGTCGAAATGTCTGGGAGAGTGGTGGATAAGGACTCAGGGGAAGATTTAAAAAGCCTCGGCATGTTGATTACCGTCTTGTTGTTAAGATCCTACGTAAAGAAAATTGCTCGATCGATATCAAACAACTTAGCTTGATCCTTATTTGGCTATTGCCCTGTGTCTGCAAGTGTAAACTAAGATTACcgtcattttctttctttgcatttgttaatttcttttcGTTTATGATAACCACCATTTGGTAATAGATCAACCTTCATAATTAAAGACTTTTATGTATCAGCTTGTCTGATGGCTTATCATTTATTAATTTGTATTCATATTGATTCATTCATGATCGTTGACGTTTTATTGGACATAATTGAGAAGGCAAAGCTTGGATTTGGCATGAAGGTCCCCAGAATGGCTGTGTGAACATTCACTTTGCGATTTAAATCTTGTATGCTTCGAGTCTTTAAAGATGATAATGACGGGTCAATCACTGTTTAAATTCTTGGCGTGTCTTGGATCCTATGTGTTTGTTAGTTGTTCATACGTTGCATCTCTGTGAATGTAGGTGATATGTACATTGTATCATCCAGTTGTGTCCGAGTCGAAGATCTAGGATTCTGGAGGATGGCGAGTCTGGGAGGGGTTcaaaaccagaaaaaaaaaaaaaaaggacccgtGGACCCGTCCCTAACCGGCACGTTTCAAACAGGTCGGGTTAGGTCCGGTTCCAATGATCAGATTTGCGATACCCGGCCCGGCCTGTCCCGTTTCCTTTTTAAGCGGGTCCGGTCCGGTCCAGTCCGGCCCGGctcgtgcccacccctagttggGAGAATGTCAATACCTGGGGTTATCAAGATCATAATCAATCAGGGAACAATTTGTTTTCTAACATGTACAATTCAGATTtgagtgatcattcaaactctatgtggtgggaatctcaacaagttcaacacgaatgatattggcagccatatgagaaGTTCTATTCAAGCCCTacgcagccaccacaaccttaTATACAATATGACCaaccaaactcaggttcgtcaatagattgtgatcaaattcttgatttactaactaatttgacgcagggctcacaaaatcaagtcAATGAGGTTCAACAACGAGAATATTGGCAGCCATTTAAGGAGTTCTATACAaagcctatgcagccaccacaacctgccccacaacaattccaaccGAATTTAGGTTCATCAATAGATTCCGCTCAAATTCTTGATTTACTAACTTCTTTGACATAAgaatcacaaaatcaagcccatgTGATGAGCGAATTGAAGAATCAACTGGGAGAGATCACAGAATTCATGGggcaaatgcaagaacaaagtgaactaTCTGAATCAACTGTTaaagctatcaccttggaaagtGGCATGGTGGTTGGAGATGAACCCAAGACGTCCAAACTAAGCCAAAACAAggatgaacagctgctgctcgaagaagaggagaataacaaggccacggcaagggaagaacaaCCTTTtccgcagccccatatgccctctatgccgtccactacaaccaaggtaagcccaaATTCAATTCATCCTGACCCTGttccaccaaatgtccttattccttgcaggatcaagcaattcaaggaagaagagggtgagaaaggcatctttgaaacctttccaaagaatcaagagcaagaagtggatggggaatgtgtagaattcatcaaagaggatATACTTGAGACGacaattcccaaagaagttggattttatgatacgggacaagtcataactctcaaaacaccaaatctagcTGAATTTTCTAGTTCTACAATGTTCGAAGGGGTATTTATTCTCGAGTTCATGTCGGAGCACACAGGTAAGCCACCTCCCcgaatttcaattttgttttatactaatatgttgttaatgattcaggcacccactttagaatttaaaccattaccggatcatttcaagtatcacctcccattcaAAGATCAACTCCATGTCGTGGGGTCCAATAAAGCTTAAGAAGGGATTttgtccggctggaagacgttaaagcaagcacttcttaggaggcaacccatgcgttcaaataaagaagaccgAGGAAGCTCCGactccataaccagatttgtgttcttaaactctactctttattgcttttactttgccatgattgtcatgtttgttagttgtgttgtttTCTTGCTTGCGTGTGAGTctttgtttgaaacattgagggcaatgtttggtttaagtgtggggggtaaacaagtgtttttattgcAAATTCGTGGGTTTTTATTACCTAGCATAACTAGAgttgtttttttattgtttttaagtgtttttaaagtgtttttaagtgttttagtatgttttgaaagaaaaatacgaaaaattgaaaaaaattagaaaatgttttgaaaaacccaaaaagagtcgttttagagttatttttgtgtgtttgtgtcttagggtaccttccaacacaatgatgaggatttggtttttaattgcatgactgttaaagaaagttacaaacatggatggaagttggatatgctctttggtttatgcttggttgtagttaacgtttacgaattcacatgtaatcacaaaggaaaaaaacagtttttgtaacatgcttgaaggaaggaactcaaactaatgctacaaccctgagagacttaagcctaaactttatttggagagttattaatttgTGATTTCTTGCtttctaaagttgttgcatgatctcattattctttgcttggttgctacttagaatgcgtttcatcaCTTTAGATCAAAATACTAGAAttcatgcccgtttcattcaaaacttaaaattgagtgcataacatataacaagatgaagttgtttagcagttaccaccagagccaaaaaaaaaaccttcatcccatgcatttgttttgtaggtttaatccctttgagccttatttagcctattttcgttgttaaccacattattccctgcctagcctagaataggactatccatacccatGTTCTTAAAATATAGTGGAGCATGATTTAGAGGGAATTCGttttgatcaaacatattgcagaaatcaagtgtgggggaaggatatGTACAAgggcagaaagaaagaaagaacgaaaaaaaaaaagtgaaaaagaagaaaaggaaagaaaaaagttgTGAAAGAAGTGAGAAAGAACTCACAAgcattggttgttgaagaaagggtcaaAAAATTTGAATATGACCCTAAGTTGTTCAAAATCACCTTAGTGTGTCAAGTTATTTGCTGCATTcaagagtgaattctaagttaaTTTTATTGCTTTGcgtactattgctttaagaacctttgtttatccttagcctttctttgttagccaatacccttagccacattacaacccttagacttttatcttggttgttgtgtgtttcaatatgtggagtttgggattggtatgagcatatggtatccctggttctcgcgtctaagtagtagcattccgttcatgagatcatatatatatacatgcattaataattccagaaggTGTTTTCTTTGcttaaaacatatgtgagtggctagtctacatgtttacatcaatcttctcacatatacctagtatagggagtgtagccagaaaatctgtgtgaaaatagagagtatatctgGTGaagaattgagggaattctctaaggcatgttaccaccatcaaaaccatgttttaaattgattaaatgcgagctagtgagtggtgactgcgattaagtatgtgctcgagggtaaggatagcTAAAATCTGTGTGAGTAGTGACTTTTAGCATGTCATGttccattggaaatccctgaggtgaatgttggaaggtctaggttatgttttgttttgttttgtt
Encoded proteins:
- the LOC103418315 gene encoding uncharacterized protein isoform X2 — encoded protein: MLSREDLAPRLTLTADAALVGLLLLTDSFITIMDTNDYSEIPQQLKDEVSERYLNARRAQLKTGGDFPFLSRPDEVNFHLQLHLRRVGVEPRPDLVPGISMGGGGGSSSEESEKKDPEDPPDDDKGSLDNPFAETQLPPAPESSESHSSEDQLISNAKFCHFGNGDTTLKNQHTITTEFVIRLGRGMFAVHLLSFYMASLYISLNCNLKLRPVV
- the LOC103418315 gene encoding uncharacterized protein isoform X1, with translation MPWAPVISWTPSFLLKRYVLTGILDGPHEPFIADSVDFVVSQVEMLSREDLAPRLTLTADAALVGLLLLTDSFITIMDTNDYSEIPQQLKDEVSERYLNARRAQLKTGGDFPFLSRPDEVNFHLQLHLRRVGVEPRPDLVPGISMGGGGGSSSEESEKKDPEDPPDDDKGSLDNPFAETQLPPAPESSESHSSEDQLISNAKFCHFGNGDTTLKNQHTITTEFVIRLGRGMFAVHLLSFYMASLYISLNCNLKLRPVV